The following proteins are co-located in the Microplitis demolitor isolate Queensland-Clemson2020A chromosome 3, iyMicDemo2.1a, whole genome shotgun sequence genome:
- the LOC128667467 gene encoding THAP domain-containing protein 2-like, giving the protein MRSCVFCKKKDRKSNDLSFFKFPADEKVLQLWIKNMNYEPNWKPSKYHHLCSQHFSSQCLDFRDQLFRLRKGSIPTIFDGHNENLHHNYRQILESNNLNRQDSDRLQKNHTATLITILEAEDSESSMCL; this is encoded by the exons atgcgaTCGTGTgtattctgtaaaaaaaaagatagaaaatCAAAcgatttatctttttttaa ATTTCCAGCAGATGAGAAAGTTCTCCAGCTctggataaaaaatatgaactacgAGCCAAATTGGAAACCGTCAAAATATCATCATTTATGTTCTCAACATTTTTCAAGCCAGTGCTTAGATTTTCGTGATCAACTTTTTCGTTTGCGAAAAGGCAGTATTCCAACGATTTTTGATGGACATAATGAGAACTTACATCACAATTATCGTCAGATATTGGAAAGCAACAATCTGAATCGTCAGGATTCTGATCGTttacaaaaaa ACCATACAGCCACATTAATCACAATTCTGGAAGCTGAGGATTCAGAATCTTCAATGTGTTTGTAG